One genomic segment of Hordeum vulgare subsp. vulgare chromosome 2H, MorexV3_pseudomolecules_assembly, whole genome shotgun sequence includes these proteins:
- the LOC123428312 gene encoding CBS domain-containing protein CBSX5-like, with protein MCWVTVEDVVRFFLGSVALFSQIALRSVSDLGAVRPARSALAVAPGDDALSAIMPLLRTALATHASVALVSCRCLVGEISPSTLCSLDASVAALSTGFLVSFVHTSRTPHSAALRLRNLLHPMSPSSSSPSSSSASCSSSEDEDEERNGTPACRSQGGEHGSSYSARWTKGREPIACRRRSSLVAVMAQAVAHRVMQVWVLDDEPKEEELVGVVSFLDVLRVLRRHLLRAHSMAD; from the coding sequence ATGTGCTGGGTCACGGTGGAGGACGTGGTGCGCTTCTTCCTCGGCTCCGTCGCGCTCTTCTCCCAGATCGCCTTGCGCTCCGTCTCCGACCTCGGCGCCGTGCGCCCGGCCCGCAGCGCGCTCGCCGTCGCGCCTGGTGACGACGCACTCTCCGCCATCATGCCGCTCCTGCGCACCGCCCTGGCAACGCACGCCTCCGTCGCCTTGGTGTCATGCCGCTGCCTAGTCGGCGAGATCTCACCGTCGACGCTCTGCTCACTCGATGCATCCGTCGCCGCGCTCTCGACCGGCTTCCTGGTGTCCTTTGTCCACACTAGCCGAACCCCGCACTCAGCCGCCCTCCGCCTCCGTAACCTCCTCCATCCGATGtccccttcctcttcctcgccatcCTCCTCCTCAGCATCCTGCTCTTCgtccgaggacgaggacgaggagaggAACGGCACGCCGGCATGCAGGAGCCAAGGCGGTGAGCATGGTTCATCATACTCGGCACGGTGGACCAAGGGGAGGGAGCCGATCGCGTGCCGGCGGCGGAGCTCGCTGGTGGCGGTGATGGCGCAGGCGGTCGCGCACCGCGTGATGCAGGTGTGGGTGCTGGACgacgagccgaaggaggaggagctggTGGGTGTCGTCAGTTTCCTGGACGTGCTCCGGGTGCTCCGCCGCCACCTGCTACGCGCGCACAGTATGGCGGACTAA